One stretch of Schlesneria sp. DSM 10557 DNA includes these proteins:
- a CDS encoding NAD(P)-dependent alcohol dehydrogenase — protein MSVINAWVGKSAGQKFVREQIDLGPLGAEEVEVQVENCGICHSDLSVLNDEWGMSRYPAILGHEVIGRVVEIGSAAKGLKVGQHVGVGWNAGSCQHCRSCKSGSHHLCAQAQPTIIGHYGGFASRVRSHWSWAIPLPEGLDSKEAGPLLCGGITVFNPLAMYAKPTSRVGVVGIGGLGHLGLKFAKAYGCHVTAFTSNESKFDEARGFGAHQVVSSRDAAGIQKLAGTLDLLIITTNVPLDWDSLIGTLGPNGRMHFVGAIQQPVPVSAIRLIFGQQQVSGSPTGSPVAIENMLEFAARHSITPQTEHFPMAQINEAFDRLKAGKARYRIVLDADF, from the coding sequence ATGTCAGTCATCAATGCATGGGTCGGTAAGTCAGCGGGGCAGAAGTTCGTTCGCGAACAGATCGATCTCGGCCCACTCGGGGCCGAAGAGGTTGAAGTTCAAGTCGAAAACTGTGGAATCTGTCATTCTGACCTCTCAGTTTTGAATGATGAATGGGGGATGTCGCGATATCCAGCGATCCTGGGACACGAAGTCATCGGTCGTGTCGTTGAGATCGGTTCGGCGGCCAAAGGACTGAAAGTGGGGCAGCACGTTGGTGTCGGCTGGAATGCCGGAAGCTGTCAGCATTGCCGATCATGCAAGTCGGGTTCACATCATCTTTGTGCACAAGCTCAGCCAACGATCATCGGCCACTATGGCGGTTTTGCGAGTCGTGTCCGGTCGCACTGGTCTTGGGCAATTCCCTTGCCGGAAGGGCTCGATTCAAAAGAAGCGGGCCCGTTGCTTTGCGGTGGTATCACAGTCTTCAATCCCTTGGCGATGTATGCCAAGCCCACTTCTCGTGTCGGCGTGGTTGGCATTGGCGGGCTGGGGCATCTGGGGCTGAAGTTTGCCAAGGCGTATGGTTGCCACGTGACGGCTTTCACATCCAATGAAAGCAAGTTCGACGAGGCCCGCGGATTCGGTGCCCACCAGGTGGTCTCCAGTCGCGACGCCGCTGGCATCCAGAAATTGGCCGGAACGCTCGATCTGCTGATCATCACGACCAACGTTCCTCTGGACTGGGACAGCCTTATCGGAACACTTGGCCCGAATGGACGGATGCATTTCGTGGGCGCCATCCAGCAACCGGTTCCTGTCTCGGCCATCCGCTTGATCTTCGGACAGCAGCAGGTTTCTGGCTCCCCGACAGGTTCGCCTGTGGCGATCGAGAATATGCTCGAGTTTGCGGCTCGCCATAGTATCACTCCGCAGACAGAACATTTCCCGATGGCCCAGATCAATGAAGCGTTCGACAGACTGAAAGCCGGTAAGGCGCGGTATCGCATCGTGCTGGACGCCGATTTCTGA
- a CDS encoding DUF1549 domain-containing protein, translated as MNRPRHTRNRCRLPADFRLARPALVVGILILTLRGAVLLGADAESEQVDFVRDIQPILASRCVDCHGEKSSKSGLRLDVKSTALAGGDSGTVIVPGESSRSQLLERIRSTEADRMPPEGDPLSPAEIELIQRWIDQGAAWPDGVDKAKLADKYDWWSLKPLVRPGIPSAGQQARFSSPIDAFIVARLQQIGLQLSPEADRRTLARRLYFDLTGLPPDPDEVDAFVADTDPNAYENLVDRLLASPHYGERWARHWLDVVHYGDTHGYDKDKPRPNAWPYRDYVIRAFNTDKPYAQFIHEQLAGDILAPFDADAVTATGFIAAGPWDFIGHAEVPESKTDGMIARMLDRDDMVSNACNTFLSLTVQCARCHNHKFDPVVQEDYYRLQAIFAALDRADRAYDIDPHVAGKRSELQARQIAARTQLRQLEANVKELGGDELAQLDAQIAAMSQPATHPLAAQFGYHSQIESTADQAKWVQVDLGQSESIIEVRIVGCHDDFNNIGAGFGFPLRLKIEVSDDESFSGSVTCVRDHTQDELKNPGVTPLRVTFPEVQGRFVRVTATRLAERQNDFIFALAELSVFDGTGANLAQGKPVRALDSIEAPPRWQKSNLVDGYFVGVEPSHEGSLAELTQRREELLKSKVDSLTRKRLSDVQQELAETTAQLARLPAQHQVYSGMVYSGSGTFTGTGPSGGKPRPIHVLARGDVRKPLKEVVPGVVPLRQDQPGELVLPEDHSEGQRRVAFARWITANENPLTWRSIVNRLWLYHFGRGIVDSPNDFGRMGQLPSHPELLDWLAIEFRDGGQSFKRLHRLILCSATYRQSSGLDQGGSQPTSATHPGATRPVNPATVDASNVYLWRMNRRRLEAESVRDAVLHISGKLNPHLGGPAFQDFVVEKPEHSPHYEYQLHDAEDPRIHRRSVYRFLVRSQPQPFMTTLDCADPSMSVDKRNETVTALQALAMWNNRLMLTMEKYMAQRVASEQHDLAGQVRTAFRLALSRSPTPSELDELVAYTESHGLDSLCRVLMNLNEFVFID; from the coding sequence ATGAACCGACCCAGGCATACCCGGAACCGCTGTCGTTTGCCTGCCGACTTTCGTTTGGCCCGCCCTGCATTGGTCGTCGGAATCCTCATCTTGACGCTCCGTGGTGCTGTCCTCTTGGGCGCAGATGCAGAGTCCGAACAAGTTGATTTCGTCCGCGATATCCAGCCAATCCTTGCTTCACGATGTGTTGATTGTCACGGCGAAAAGTCCTCTAAGAGCGGTCTTCGCCTGGATGTAAAATCGACTGCGCTGGCAGGAGGAGATTCCGGAACGGTCATCGTTCCAGGTGAGAGTTCCCGCAGCCAGTTGCTCGAGCGAATCCGCAGCACGGAGGCCGACCGGATGCCTCCGGAAGGTGACCCGCTTTCTCCGGCGGAAATTGAACTGATCCAGCGCTGGATCGATCAGGGAGCAGCCTGGCCGGACGGCGTGGACAAGGCAAAACTGGCTGACAAGTACGACTGGTGGTCGCTGAAGCCGCTCGTCCGTCCCGGGATTCCGTCCGCTGGCCAGCAGGCCCGTTTCAGTTCGCCGATTGATGCGTTCATCGTCGCCCGTCTGCAGCAGATAGGGCTGCAGCTTTCGCCGGAAGCAGATCGCCGCACACTGGCGCGACGCCTTTATTTTGATTTGACTGGGTTGCCTCCTGACCCCGACGAAGTGGATGCATTCGTTGCTGACACCGATCCGAACGCCTACGAAAATCTGGTGGACCGGTTGCTGGCATCTCCGCACTACGGCGAACGCTGGGCCCGGCACTGGCTGGATGTCGTGCACTACGGGGATACCCATGGCTACGACAAAGATAAACCCCGTCCCAATGCATGGCCTTATCGCGACTACGTCATTCGTGCATTCAATACGGATAAGCCGTATGCCCAGTTCATTCATGAGCAGCTGGCTGGCGATATCCTGGCCCCGTTTGATGCCGATGCTGTGACAGCCACCGGTTTCATCGCCGCTGGACCGTGGGACTTCATCGGCCACGCCGAAGTCCCGGAAAGCAAAACCGACGGCATGATCGCGCGAATGCTCGATCGCGATGATATGGTCTCGAACGCGTGCAATACATTTCTCAGCCTGACAGTGCAGTGTGCCCGCTGTCATAACCACAAATTCGACCCTGTCGTGCAGGAAGACTACTATCGCCTGCAGGCGATTTTCGCGGCCCTCGATCGAGCCGACCGGGCGTACGACATTGATCCCCATGTCGCCGGAAAACGGTCTGAACTTCAGGCTCGCCAAATTGCTGCGAGAACTCAGCTTCGTCAGCTGGAAGCGAATGTGAAGGAACTTGGCGGAGATGAACTGGCACAGCTCGATGCACAGATTGCGGCGATGAGCCAGCCTGCCACGCATCCCCTCGCGGCTCAGTTCGGCTATCACAGCCAGATTGAATCGACTGCGGATCAGGCGAAATGGGTTCAGGTTGATCTGGGGCAATCCGAATCGATTATTGAAGTGCGAATCGTTGGCTGTCACGATGACTTCAATAACATCGGAGCGGGATTCGGCTTTCCGCTGCGTCTGAAAATTGAAGTCAGTGATGATGAATCTTTTTCCGGGTCTGTCACCTGTGTTCGAGACCACACACAGGATGAACTGAAGAATCCAGGCGTCACACCGCTACGAGTGACCTTCCCCGAAGTGCAGGGGCGATTCGTCCGCGTGACGGCGACACGGCTTGCAGAACGTCAGAATGACTTCATCTTTGCGCTGGCGGAATTGAGTGTCTTCGACGGGACGGGAGCCAATCTCGCTCAAGGCAAACCGGTGCGGGCACTCGATTCCATTGAAGCACCTCCTCGCTGGCAAAAATCCAATCTGGTCGATGGCTATTTTGTGGGTGTAGAGCCCTCGCACGAGGGTTCTCTGGCAGAACTCACTCAGCGCCGGGAAGAATTGCTGAAGAGTAAAGTTGATTCGTTGACGCGGAAGCGACTCTCGGACGTTCAACAGGAACTGGCTGAGACGACCGCTCAACTCGCCCGGCTGCCTGCGCAGCATCAGGTTTATTCGGGGATGGTCTATTCGGGAAGCGGGACGTTTACGGGGACCGGACCGTCAGGCGGGAAGCCACGCCCGATCCACGTGCTGGCCCGTGGTGATGTTCGTAAACCCCTGAAAGAAGTCGTACCCGGAGTCGTCCCGCTTCGTCAGGATCAACCGGGAGAATTGGTCCTGCCCGAAGATCATTCCGAAGGTCAGCGGCGGGTGGCGTTCGCCCGGTGGATTACAGCGAATGAAAATCCGCTCACCTGGAGATCAATCGTCAATCGCCTTTGGCTCTATCATTTTGGACGGGGAATCGTCGATTCTCCCAATGATTTCGGACGCATGGGCCAGCTTCCTTCTCACCCGGAACTTCTTGACTGGCTGGCTATCGAATTTCGGGATGGGGGACAGAGTTTCAAGCGATTGCATCGGCTCATCCTGTGTAGCGCCACGTATCGACAGAGTAGTGGACTTGATCAAGGGGGCTCGCAGCCGACCTCTGCTACGCACCCCGGCGCTACGAGACCAGTGAACCCTGCGACAGTGGATGCCAGCAATGTCTATCTCTGGCGAATGAACCGTCGCCGGCTGGAGGCGGAATCGGTTCGAGATGCGGTATTACACATTTCGGGCAAACTGAATCCTCATCTGGGGGGACCTGCCTTTCAGGACTTTGTCGTCGAAAAGCCCGAACATTCACCTCACTATGAATATCAGCTTCATGATGCAGAAGATCCCAGGATTCATCGGCGTTCGGTTTACCGTTTTCTGGTTCGTTCCCAGCCACAGCCTTTCATGACGACACTGGATTGCGCCGATCCATCAATGAGCGTCGACAAACGGAACGAAACCGTCACCGCCCTTCAGGCACTCGCCATGTGGAACAACCGCCTGATGCTGACGATGGAAAAGTACATGGCACAACGCGTGGCCAGCGAGCAGCACGACTTGGCAGGCCAGGTTCGGACTGCGTTTCGACTGGCACTTTCCCGTTCGCCAACTCCATCAGAACTCGACGAACTGGTCGCCTATACGGAATCGCACGGATTGGACAGTCTCTGTCGCGTCCTCATGAATCTCAACGAGTTTGTTTTTATCGATTAA
- a CDS encoding RNA polymerase sigma factor — protein sequence MRNTMTQPDNSLSGLDDAASATQESRLVEEARRGSQSAFGELVTRYERRLIRVILQFVKSQELAEDLAQESFLKAYQRLAQFDPARRFGPWLFRIGVNQTLDYLRRRKRRGWWLLFSERGTERDPDPAVADPRQQLDLEQEVAAILDQIPENYRIVLMLRELQNFSTSEIATILERKEATVRWRLAEARALFHDLWVKRRDGQGRDANATEGLRPPVEGGIQTVNRSEKQDKFDGTELPGAFDPPPKSGGPKRRKGKE from the coding sequence TTGCGAAACACCATGACGCAACCGGACAACAGTCTTTCCGGACTGGACGACGCCGCCAGTGCGACTCAAGAGTCGCGGCTGGTGGAAGAGGCGCGCCGTGGGAGTCAATCCGCATTCGGTGAACTGGTTACGCGCTACGAAAGAAGGCTGATTCGGGTCATTTTGCAGTTTGTCAAAAGTCAGGAACTGGCAGAAGATCTGGCTCAGGAATCTTTCCTGAAAGCCTATCAGCGATTGGCTCAGTTCGACCCCGCTCGGCGCTTCGGTCCGTGGCTGTTTCGAATTGGTGTGAATCAGACATTAGATTACCTCCGCCGTCGAAAGCGGCGCGGGTGGTGGTTGCTGTTTTCCGAGCGAGGGACGGAACGTGATCCCGACCCTGCCGTCGCTGATCCGCGGCAGCAGTTGGATCTCGAACAGGAAGTCGCGGCGATCCTGGATCAGATTCCGGAAAACTACCGGATCGTTCTGATGCTGCGAGAATTGCAAAACTTTTCCACTTCGGAAATTGCAACGATACTGGAACGTAAGGAAGCGACTGTCCGCTGGAGGTTGGCTGAGGCCCGCGCACTGTTTCACGACTTGTGGGTCAAACGGCGGGACGGGCAGGGTAGAGATGCGAACGCTACTGAAGGACTTCGCCCACCAGTGGAGGGCGGCATTCAGACGGTGAATCGCTCGGAAAAACAAGACAAATTTGACGGTACAGAATTGCCAGGTGCATTCGATCCCCCTCCGAAATCCGGGGGGCCGAAACGACGAAAGGGTAAGGAATAA
- a CDS encoding anti-sigma factor, with protein sequence MDCRRAKELLSLWVGQDLPDAASNADVASHLAQCRDCDRHLKSLQASMDVLQACSSQARVPESRSASLWPGLVTKISDWEESRRRDRFNGWVPATVMSLAVILMVAVSIPSIHQVFFGEDVAEYSMPDRFLDPEFDMLRDPEGTISIQKTHQVTPVNYEKESW encoded by the coding sequence ATGGATTGTCGGCGTGCAAAAGAACTGCTTTCCCTTTGGGTAGGTCAGGACCTGCCTGATGCGGCGAGTAATGCCGATGTCGCCAGTCATTTAGCACAATGTCGGGATTGCGACCGGCACTTGAAGAGTTTGCAGGCGAGTATGGATGTGCTGCAGGCGTGTTCATCTCAGGCACGTGTCCCCGAATCCCGATCTGCCAGTCTGTGGCCGGGACTGGTCACAAAAATCTCTGACTGGGAAGAATCGCGTCGACGGGATCGATTCAATGGATGGGTCCCGGCGACCGTAATGAGTCTGGCCGTGATCCTGATGGTCGCTGTGTCGATTCCTTCGATTCATCAGGTCTTCTTCGGCGAAGACGTCGCCGAGTATTCGATGCCTGATCGATTTCTCGATCCGGAATTTGACATGTTGCGAGATCCTGAAGGGACGATTTCCATCCAGAAAACGCATCAGGTCACGCCTGTCAACTACGAAAAAGAGTCCTGGTAA